From a region of the Mesomycoplasma ovipneumoniae ATCC 29419 genome:
- a CDS encoding peptide chain release factor N(5)-glutamine methyltransferase — MEINSRKLELLKEKQRYNLPLEVSKLELLKLEMNYPVQKIIGFIEMENVRIFLDQKVFIPRYETQELLQKVKKVIKKDSFVLDLCCGSGFIGLALAKFSGAKITLVDISDEAILQTKLNAKYNNLDVSVVKSDLFSNISGQKFDIIVSNPPYLRRQKLDESVINFEPESALFSEPEPFSFYQKIMDQIDNFLNDKGWIFFEIDKDSVNFFKKNFPEFKIENDINQKPRFAYWQKNSNYPINL; from the coding sequence ATGGAGATAAATAGTCGAAAATTGGAACTTTTAAAGGAAAAACAACGTTATAATTTGCCCTTAGAAGTTTCCAAACTTGAACTTTTAAAGTTAGAAATGAACTATCCAGTCCAAAAAATCATTGGATTTATCGAAATGGAAAATGTTCGAATTTTTTTGGATCAAAAAGTTTTTATTCCCCGTTATGAAACACAAGAATTACTGCAAAAAGTAAAAAAAGTAATTAAAAAAGACAGTTTTGTTCTTGATTTGTGTTGTGGTTCAGGATTTATTGGCCTTGCTCTTGCCAAATTTAGTGGTGCAAAAATTACTTTGGTTGATATTAGTGATGAGGCAATTTTGCAAACAAAATTAAACGCAAAATACAACAATTTAGATGTAAGTGTTGTAAAATCTGACCTTTTTAGCAATATTAGTGGCCAAAAATTTGACATTATTGTCTCAAATCCTCCCTATCTTAGAAGGCAAAAACTTGATGAGTCAGTTATTAATTTCGAACCTGAGTCTGCATTATTTTCTGAACCGGAGCCTTTTTCATTTTATCAAAAAATAATGGATCAAATTGATAATTTTCTGAATGATAAAGGTTGAATTTTTTTTGAAATTGACAAAGATAGTGTCAATTTTTTCAAAAAAAATTTTCCTGAATTCAAAATTGAAAATGATATAAATCAAAAACCAAGATTTGCTTATTGGCAAAAAAACTCAAATTATCCTATAAATTTATAG
- the prfA gene encoding peptide chain release factor 1, whose amino-acid sequence MEKKFLDSLEKIHKKYQDLSQLLLTDEVINNQKKYLEIAKEISSIEEISLTFDLLLKNQQTLEDAKILLSQEKDPELQQLAKSEIATANKNIEALEEKLLILMLPKDENDDKDVIVEIRGAAGGDEANIFVGDLFRMYQKWADSQRAKVKVLSSSLALAGGFSQIFFQISGQNIYSKLKFESGVHRVQRVPETETMGRIHTSTATVTVMPKIDSKIEVEINPSDLKIDTYRSSGAGGQSVNTTDSAVRITHIPTGIVVTSQDERSQIGNKEIAMGILRSKIYNLEVQKRLETQANFRKLAGSGARSEKIRTYNYPQDRLTDHRIGFSCSLKPVIQGSLNPIIEALLSQERAELILQSYGDK is encoded by the coding sequence ATGGAAAAAAAATTTTTAGACTCTTTAGAAAAAATTCACAAAAAATATCAAGACTTAAGTCAGCTTTTACTAACTGATGAAGTAATTAATAATCAAAAAAAATATTTAGAAATCGCAAAAGAAATTTCTTCAATTGAAGAAATTTCTTTGACTTTTGATTTACTTTTAAAAAATCAGCAAACACTTGAAGATGCAAAAATACTTCTTAGTCAAGAAAAAGACCCTGAATTACAACAGTTAGCAAAATCAGAAATTGCAACTGCCAATAAAAATATTGAAGCACTCGAAGAAAAGCTCTTAATTTTAATGCTTCCAAAAGACGAAAATGACGATAAAGACGTAATTGTTGAAATCCGCGGGGCTGCTGGGGGTGATGAGGCTAATATTTTTGTTGGTGATCTTTTTCGCATGTACCAAAAATGAGCTGATTCCCAAAGGGCAAAAGTTAAAGTTCTTAGCTCATCACTTGCACTTGCTGGCGGTTTTTCACAGATTTTTTTCCAAATTTCTGGTCAAAATATATACTCAAAACTTAAATTTGAATCAGGTGTCCACCGTGTTCAACGAGTTCCTGAAACTGAAACAATGGGCAGAATTCACACCTCAACTGCTACAGTTACCGTGATGCCAAAAATTGACAGCAAAATTGAAGTCGAAATTAACCCTTCAGATCTTAAAATTGACACTTATCGCTCTTCAGGGGCTGGTGGTCAGTCTGTAAATACAACCGATTCGGCCGTTAGAATTACCCATATTCCCACCGGAATTGTCGTCACTTCGCAAGATGAGCGATCCCAAATTGGTAACAAAGAAATTGCCATGGGAATTTTGAGGTCAAAAATTTATAACTTGGAAGTTCAAAAAAGACTTGAAACACAAGCTAATTTTCGTAAACTTGCCGGATCAGGGGCTCGTTCTGAAAAAATTAGAACTTATAACTACCCTCAAGACCGCCTCACCGACCACCGAATAGGATTTTCTTGTTCATTAAAACCGGTCATCCAAGGAAGTCTAAATCCAATAATTGAAGCCTTATTATCTCAAGAAAGAGCCGAGTTAATCTTGCAAAGCTATGGAGATAAATAG
- a CDS encoding DUF31 family putative serine protease: MAKKQNKSLKKILIKILPLVGISTTFFIASCTPLGAVNGILKRTLEIGQSNPWDQELNLKNPLDSIISGKVALGSRLKASDFLKQYSTLDLDDNLNGITHRMLNRRSSFLDSAILWTFIPGVDNFDLNAKFDLKITPVTNSANDFYGSIKVKVDSYNKDTQTLVQSKEFVVNGFETDQTGIYAYKERIQTAFEKIDTLELKNQETFDIDSLKSDSDIWEYINLPSNFEKIDITKLRNSDQFDVPGQQQGVPNIQDIAKNPYRLKVKNFYYLKATILKDSYDSQTGNVDVVLSIYHDSYHNFVSKIVKLNIKPRQNLKKLTEIKSFKLKDEYSNFLPSFLINSSENSGEELSKYIDFADLNHTMYHIKKVPSLSNDQNGDFYLILSPKENDLTSGPTSPGQIIKVEGFNSYDKIFASSEFTSQINFNFIDSWYKLPTTANISEKLKNISQSLNSSSDALLWPLFGQAVKKTLSEPTLFKNTAELSNFEKLNYSYGRLADFKIDESGVSFHFGNSVEDFYRINVKFTNTNESKNIIEDFGAKVLGKNIINDSLRSRSMVIQLRSNAFDPRTNSNTTRITSGTAWVFDRKLKPDPENSGKFLPTNTYYLATNLHVVSDLINKPDQIYSFSYLLDGNLQKLDDISFDDTNLFRRFDRISKTEGNRDFLPPEGFQYINSESKKFWNNLKINPIGLDMPDRGKFRDIAIIEVTFPDDEQIKNPFNIGIPFLDTDLFGVDQYIKNIPDAVRHYNEAPLDVLVTNKFLPTFTKGSQLKTSKIESALPLHAYLGGFLGGFDWITDDKNSFVTVDELKKDNQFKQDNSLKPFQGATSISLPGLRGGRGMSGSLVVNEYNQVIGIFWGGYFPQTTPGRSQLVKGIGQFDPIGVKVDNNPTVLAKWLAQTKDIQTDLDKTSDKVFSFEDPVQIERLAHSARWLKFSSNQNPQATADV; encoded by the coding sequence ATGGCAAAAAAACAAAATAAATCTTTGAAAAAAATACTAATTAAAATTCTCCCGCTAGTTGGAATTTCAACTACATTTTTTATCGCTTCTTGCACACCGCTTGGTGCGGTCAATGGAATTCTCAAGCGAACACTTGAAATTGGCCAATCAAACCCTTGAGATCAAGAACTGAATCTAAAGAACCCTTTAGATTCAATAATTTCAGGTAAAGTTGCTTTAGGTAGCAGACTTAAGGCATCTGATTTTTTAAAACAGTATTCAACCTTAGATTTAGATGATAATTTGAATGGAATAACTCACCGCATGTTAAATAGGAGAAGTTCATTTTTAGATTCAGCAATTCTTTGAACTTTTATCCCAGGTGTTGATAATTTTGACTTAAATGCAAAATTTGACTTAAAAATTACCCCAGTTACAAATTCTGCTAATGATTTTTACGGTTCAATTAAAGTTAAGGTTGACTCTTATAATAAAGACACACAAACTTTGGTTCAATCAAAAGAGTTTGTTGTTAACGGCTTTGAAACTGATCAAACCGGAATTTATGCTTATAAAGAAAGAATTCAAACCGCTTTTGAAAAAATAGATACTTTAGAATTAAAAAATCAAGAAACTTTTGATATTGACTCATTAAAATCTGACTCAGATATTTGGGAATATATAAATTTACCATCAAATTTTGAAAAAATTGACATAACTAAGCTTAGAAATTCAGATCAATTTGATGTTCCAGGTCAACAACAAGGAGTCCCAAACATTCAAGATATTGCCAAAAATCCTTACCGTTTAAAGGTTAAAAATTTTTATTATTTAAAAGCAACAATTTTAAAAGACTCATATGATTCCCAAACTGGCAATGTCGATGTTGTTCTGTCAATTTATCATGATTCATACCATAATTTTGTTTCAAAAATTGTAAAACTCAATATTAAGCCAAGACAAAATCTAAAAAAATTAACTGAAATTAAAAGTTTTAAACTTAAAGATGAGTATTCTAACTTTTTGCCATCTTTTTTAATAAATTCCTCTGAAAATTCAGGTGAGGAATTATCTAAATATATCGATTTTGCTGATTTAAATCACACAATGTATCACATCAAAAAAGTTCCCTCACTTTCAAATGATCAAAATGGTGATTTTTACCTAATTTTAAGTCCAAAAGAAAACGACTTAACTTCAGGTCCAACAAGTCCTGGTCAAATTATTAAAGTTGAAGGGTTTAACTCATATGATAAGATATTTGCATCAAGCGAATTTACAAGTCAAATCAATTTTAACTTTATTGATTCTTGATATAAATTACCTACTACAGCAAATATTTCAGAAAAACTAAAAAATATTTCACAAAGTTTAAACTCTTCAAGTGATGCACTTTTATGGCCACTTTTTGGTCAAGCAGTCAAAAAAACACTATCAGAACCGACACTTTTTAAAAATACTGCAGAATTAAGTAATTTTGAAAAATTAAATTATAGTTATGGTAGATTAGCTGATTTTAAAATCGATGAGTCAGGAGTTTCATTTCACTTTGGTAATTCAGTTGAAGACTTTTACAGAATTAACGTAAAATTTACCAACACTAACGAAAGTAAAAATATTATTGAAGATTTTGGTGCAAAAGTTCTTGGAAAAAATATAATTAATGACTCATTGCGTTCAAGATCAATGGTAATTCAGTTACGTTCAAATGCTTTTGACCCAAGAACTAATTCAAATACAACCCGAATTACCTCAGGAACAGCTTGAGTTTTTGATCGAAAATTAAAACCTGACCCTGAAAATTCAGGAAAATTTTTACCTACTAACACTTATTATCTTGCCACAAATCTGCATGTTGTTTCAGATTTAATTAACAAACCGGATCAAATTTATTCATTTTCTTATTTACTTGATGGAAATTTGCAAAAGTTAGATGACATTAGTTTTGATGATACTAATTTATTCCGTCGTTTTGATCGAATTTCAAAAACTGAAGGAAACAGAGATTTTTTACCCCCTGAAGGATTTCAGTATATAAACTCTGAGTCAAAAAAATTCTGAAATAATTTAAAAATTAATCCAATTGGCCTAGATATGCCCGACAGAGGAAAATTTCGTGATATTGCAATAATTGAAGTAACTTTTCCTGATGATGAACAGATAAAAAATCCATTTAATATTGGCATTCCCTTTTTAGATACTGACTTGTTTGGCGTGGATCAATACATAAAAAATATTCCTGATGCTGTTCGACATTACAATGAGGCTCCACTTGATGTTTTAGTAACAAATAAATTTCTCCCTACCTTTACAAAAGGTAGCCAACTAAAGACCTCAAAAATTGAATCAGCTTTACCATTGCATGCTTATTTAGGTGGCTTTTTAGGTGGATTTGACTGAATTACTGACGATAAAAATTCATTTGTTACAGTTGACGAGCTAAAAAAAGACAATCAGTTCAAACAAGATAATTCACTTAAACCTTTTCAAGGGGCAACTTCAATTTCACTTCCTGGACTTCGTGGTGGGCGCGGAATGTCTGGTTCGCTCGTTGTAAATGAATATAACCAAGTTATCGGTATTTTTTGGGGTGGATATTTCCCGCAGACAACTCCAGGGAGAAGTCAACTTGTTAAAGGAATTGGCCAATTTGACCCAATTGGTGTAAAAGTTGACAATAATCCAACAGTTTTAGCAAAATGACTTGCTCAGACAAAAGACATTCAAACTGATTTGGACAAAACTTCAGACAAAGTTTTTTCCTTTGAGGATCCAGTCCAAATTGAAAGACTAGCTCACTCAGCACGTTGGCTTAAATTTTCTAGCAATCAAAATCCTCAAGCAACCGCCGATGTTTAA
- a CDS encoding L-lactate dehydrogenase, with the protein MKPIKIALIGAGNVGNSFLYAAMNQGLASEYGIIDINPDFAEGNAFDFEDASASLLRPFSVRRYEYSDLKDADFILITAGRPQKPGETRLQLVADNIRIIRDIAFKVKESGFSGITVIASNPVDVITRAYRDASGFSDQKVIGSGTILDTARLQFEIAKRLKIAPNSVQAYVMGEHGDSSFVAYSNIKIAGECFCHFSELTGINSSNYETELEYPVSRRAYEIINRKRATFYGIGAALARIVSNIIQDTKNILIVGANLRGQYGFDGVNIGVPAVLGANGIEKIIEITLNDKEKEKFAKSVEIVDTIYKDAMKNL; encoded by the coding sequence ATGAAGCCAATCAAAATCGCTCTAATCGGCGCAGGAAATGTTGGAAATTCATTTCTTTATGCAGCAATGAATCAAGGTCTTGCATCTGAATACGGAATTATCGATATAAACCCTGATTTTGCAGAAGGAAATGCATTTGATTTTGAGGATGCCTCCGCTTCACTTTTGCGTCCTTTTTCAGTTCGCCGTTATGAGTATAGCGACCTAAAAGATGCAGATTTTATTTTAATTACAGCAGGAAGACCTCAAAAACCAGGTGAAACTCGACTTCAATTAGTTGCAGATAATATTCGAATTATCCGTGATATTGCTTTTAAAGTTAAAGAAAGCGGCTTTAGCGGAATTACTGTTATTGCCTCAAACCCTGTTGATGTTATTACTCGCGCTTACCGTGATGCTTCAGGATTTTCTGACCAAAAAGTTATTGGATCAGGAACAATTCTTGATACTGCAAGACTTCAATTTGAAATTGCAAAAAGATTAAAAATCGCCCCAAATTCAGTTCAGGCTTACGTAATGGGTGAGCATGGTGATTCATCTTTTGTTGCATATTCTAATATTAAAATTGCAGGTGAATGCTTCTGTCATTTTTCAGAACTAACCGGAATTAACAGCTCAAATTACGAAACAGAGCTTGAATATCCAGTTTCACGTCGTGCTTATGAAATAATTAACAGAAAAAGAGCAACATTTTACGGAATTGGTGCTGCATTAGCGCGAATTGTAAGCAACATTATCCAAGACACAAAGAATATTCTAATTGTCGGTGCGAATTTACGTGGTCAGTACGGCTTTGATGGCGTAAATATTGGAGTTCCAGCGGTCCTTGGTGCAAATGGTATTGAAAAAATCATTGAAATTACACTCAATGATAAAGAAAAAGAAAAATTCGCAAAATCAGTCGAAATTGTCGATACTATTTACAAAGACGCTATGAAAAATCTTTAG
- a CDS encoding hexose phosphate transporter: MNDNFILKFASKNIKEKKLTFSTGLILWALIVFAYMIFVINWGFASAGLNGKAGVSGYLGHFFPDASAAPGTVVNQAVNWGITIGRGIGSILVGWFIVKISHKYTVVLSLVLMLFGIAAPYSPTYAGFIILRTIFAIGGTMQIVLIQPVVSNYLNPRQKAVISQFSPFFYPIGTIITLIPFILNDVIQASVRSHWQTIFLVIGLLTLIPLIGYIILGAKFDLYPSALANQAKQEKLTLTSFFKQKDTWYWTIVYGSWLIAVVFPFTFSKPIFARLIGDSANTFNQKISVFLIVFLSGMFVGPFTVGLFSKYKLQRRKYITTVISLGVLFYVLATVVFVTKVGKDPLSAETYKDGWTWLFLILGLFMGICLWGIQGVILNLPHEYPGANPKRVGFQFGLIWGLGYAAFTVATIITSLINTPPGVDLKTAVSAENVDGYALGAYIVIIGFSLASAIGLAFIKEPHPNYKKLLKIRKLSDIERI, encoded by the coding sequence ATGAATGATAATTTTATTTTAAAATTTGCTTCAAAAAACATAAAAGAAAAAAAATTAACTTTCAGCACCGGCCTAATTCTGTGAGCGTTAATTGTTTTTGCTTATATGATTTTTGTCATAAATTGAGGATTTGCATCAGCTGGACTCAACGGAAAAGCTGGTGTAAGTGGATATTTAGGACATTTTTTTCCAGATGCTAGTGCTGCGCCTGGAACTGTGGTTAATCAAGCAGTTAACTGAGGAATTACAATCGGTCGTGGAATTGGATCGATTCTAGTTGGTTGATTTATTGTAAAAATTTCGCATAAATATACTGTAGTATTGTCGCTCGTTTTAATGCTTTTTGGAATAGCAGCGCCTTATTCACCAACTTATGCAGGGTTTATAATTTTAAGAACTATTTTTGCAATTGGTGGAACAATGCAAATTGTTTTAATTCAACCAGTTGTTTCAAATTACTTAAATCCACGTCAAAAAGCGGTAATTTCACAGTTTTCACCGTTTTTTTACCCAATTGGAACAATAATTACACTTATTCCTTTTATATTGAATGATGTAATTCAAGCTTCTGTTCGTTCACATTGACAAACAATTTTCCTAGTAATTGGACTTTTAACACTTATTCCTTTAATTGGTTACATAATTTTAGGAGCAAAATTTGACCTGTATCCTTCAGCTTTAGCAAATCAAGCTAAACAAGAAAAGCTAACTTTAACAAGCTTTTTTAAACAAAAAGATACTTGATATTGAACAATTGTTTATGGTTCATGACTTATTGCGGTTGTTTTCCCCTTTACATTTTCTAAGCCAATTTTTGCTCGTCTAATTGGTGATAGTGCCAATACTTTTAACCAAAAAATCTCAGTTTTCCTAATTGTTTTCTTATCAGGAATGTTTGTTGGCCCATTTACAGTCGGACTATTTTCAAAATATAAACTTCAAAGACGTAAATATATAACAACAGTTATTTCCCTTGGTGTTCTTTTTTATGTTCTTGCTACCGTTGTTTTTGTTACAAAAGTAGGAAAAGACCCTCTAAGTGCAGAAACTTACAAAGATGGTTGAACTTGATTATTTTTAATTTTAGGTCTTTTCATGGGAATTTGTCTCTGAGGTATTCAAGGTGTAATTCTTAATTTACCTCACGAATATCCAGGCGCAAATCCTAAAAGAGTTGGATTCCAATTTGGTCTTATTTGAGGACTAGGGTATGCTGCCTTTACAGTAGCAACAATAATAACTTCATTAATTAATACGCCTCCAGGGGTAGATCTAAAAACAGCAGTTAGTGCCGAAAATGTTGATGGATATGCCTTAGGTGCTTATATTGTAATTATTGGATTTTCACTTGCTTCTGCAATCGGTCTTGCCTTTATAAAAGAGCCTCATCCAAACTATAAGAAACTCTTAAAAATCCGTAAACTCTCAGATATTGAACGTATTTAA
- a CDS encoding YitT family protein, which produces MSSRQSNKSSNGHCSCSNQKNHNLAKCLKNQLVLRAEREIFNHNQSKINLKNFWKRRTLSITMMAISALFFTLGVIFFLGVAKTVPTGVSAIPALTIIIINSQYQVSIGWSFAIIYFVINIPLIIFILVKVSNKSFSYLTFIWLFFQIVWNQVFSLDTPIRTFLINNILITGQQGSWTIFYYTIIGAILSGWSIGMAWKFGGSCGGTDYITYYIALKYRKPIGKIMFSISIFFGLFSIVILYFFEPSQVDGQLLGQKLAAVFIYLIVSSSIVSRIYPKYGKILLKIYTNHPDKIVEHLKSIKYWHSYNIWEGVSGYTGQKQWRVETIIYIIEKNAILEEIAKANVSFWYSATKILQTTDRFDATKIN; this is translated from the coding sequence ATGTCTTCTCGACAATCTAACAAATCAAGCAACGGACATTGTTCTTGTTCTAATCAGAAAAACCATAATTTAGCTAAATGTTTAAAAAATCAACTTGTTTTACGTGCAGAACGTGAAATTTTTAATCATAATCAAAGCAAAATAAACCTGAAAAATTTCTGGAAAAGACGAACCCTTTCAATCACAATGATGGCTATTTCGGCATTATTTTTTACATTAGGGGTCATTTTTTTCTTAGGAGTTGCAAAAACTGTCCCAACAGGTGTCTCAGCAATTCCAGCACTTACTATAATAATAATTAATTCTCAATATCAGGTAAGTATTGGCTGAAGTTTTGCAATAATTTACTTTGTTATTAATATTCCTTTAATAATTTTTATTCTTGTTAAAGTCTCGAACAAAAGTTTTAGCTATCTTACTTTCATTTGACTTTTTTTTCAAATCGTTTGAAACCAGGTTTTTTCTCTTGACACCCCAATAAGAACATTTTTAATTAACAATATTTTAATTACAGGTCAACAAGGTTCTTGGACTATTTTCTATTATACAATTATTGGTGCCATTTTGTCTGGTTGATCTATCGGAATGGCTTGAAAATTCGGTGGTTCTTGTGGAGGAACTGATTATATAACTTATTATATTGCGCTAAAATATCGCAAACCTATTGGCAAAATAATGTTTAGTATTTCGATATTTTTTGGGCTTTTTTCAATTGTTATCCTTTATTTTTTTGAACCTTCACAAGTTGATGGTCAACTTTTGGGTCAAAAATTAGCGGCTGTTTTTATTTATTTAATTGTAAGTTCGTCAATTGTCAGCCGAATTTATCCAAAATACGGAAAAATTCTTTTAAAAATTTACACTAATCACCCAGATAAAATTGTTGAACATCTTAAATCAATAAAATATTGGCACTCATATAATATTTGAGAAGGTGTTTCTGGATACACCGGTCAAAAACAATGAAGAGTTGAAACAATTATTTACATAATTGAAAAAAATGCGATTTTAGAAGAAATTGCAAAAGCAAACGTTAGTTTTTGGTATTCAGCAACTAAAATCTTACAAACAACAGACCGTTTTGATGCAACAAAAATTAATTAA
- a CDS encoding alpha/beta fold hydrolase, whose translation MSNSIWPYPFIMNQSPYNKINIVFCHGFNSSHKVFGGVIDSISKEIGVNFYAYTLPGNNLTPAKDEQLYVDYYADLTVEFIKKLNLKNVVLVGHSMGGGYGALVYKRIPELISKMVFIGPMNKANLPLKDLFYEKFFPKTPEEMLEFLPIYEYDKEKYKDPKYLEWAKATFNYEYFNNYYIVTLSKNLLKNNMMDQIEDGIKSIKCPTLLVLGEKDGIVLQQETKSYFESLIPHVQTEIIPKTGHLIYTENPEYFNRIFIDFLKK comes from the coding sequence ATGTCTAATTCAATTTGACCATACCCTTTTATAATGAATCAAAGTCCATACAACAAAATTAATATTGTTTTTTGTCACGGTTTTAACTCAAGTCATAAAGTTTTTGGCGGTGTAATTGACTCAATTAGCAAAGAAATTGGCGTAAATTTTTATGCCTACACACTTCCAGGAAATAATTTAACTCCCGCAAAAGACGAACAACTTTATGTAGATTATTATGCAGATTTGACAGTTGAATTTATTAAAAAATTAAACCTTAAAAACGTTGTTTTAGTCGGCCACTCAATGGGAGGCGGATATGGAGCTTTGGTTTATAAAAGAATTCCTGAATTAATTTCAAAAATGGTTTTCATTGGCCCTATGAATAAAGCTAATTTGCCACTGAAAGATTTATTTTACGAAAAATTCTTCCCAAAAACACCTGAAGAAATGCTAGAATTTTTGCCAATTTATGAATATGATAAAGAAAAATATAAAGATCCTAAATATTTAGAATGAGCAAAAGCCACCTTTAATTACGAATATTTTAATAATTACTATATTGTAACTCTCAGCAAAAATTTACTAAAAAATAATATGATGGATCAAATTGAGGACGGAATTAAATCAATAAAATGTCCAACACTTCTTGTTTTAGGTGAAAAAGATGGAATTGTTCTACAACAAGAAACTAAATCATATTTTGAAAGTCTAATTCCACACGTCCAAACCGAAATCATCCCAAAAACTGGTCACTTAATTTATACAGAAAATCCTGAATATTTCAACAGAATTTTTATTGATTTCCTAAAAAAATAG
- the pfkA gene encoding 6-phosphofructokinase, whose amino-acid sequence MSKKIAILTSGGDSPGMNSAISALVKSALNSGFEPYLILEGYLGILNKNIISASEFPYNGISSFGGTAIGSTRFPEFKDEEIQKKAAKILTDMGISSLIVIGGDGTYKGGYKLHLQGIKVIALPGTIDNDIQFTDYTIGFDSALNTIVESVDKLRDTANSHRRCFVVEVMGRHCPDLALYSTIATGSELVITNTNPLSAEEASKIVLEQFKKGKPSVIITVLEYVLPNLKEFAAQIEKLTNITTRAFEVGHIQRGGRPSAFDRILATKMAIKAIELIDEGKSGLAIGYLDGKIQAHDITKVVSTSVERIGELAQKINKINQN is encoded by the coding sequence ATGTCAAAAAAAATAGCAATTTTAACTTCTGGTGGTGACTCACCAGGAATGAATTCTGCTATAAGTGCTCTTGTTAAGTCCGCACTTAATTCAGGATTTGAACCATATTTAATTTTAGAAGGCTACCTTGGAATTTTAAATAAAAATATTATATCAGCCTCTGAATTTCCGTATAACGGTATCTCTAGTTTTGGTGGCACAGCAATTGGTTCTACCCGTTTTCCGGAATTTAAAGACGAAGAAATTCAAAAAAAAGCCGCAAAAATCTTAACAGATATGGGTATTTCTTCTTTAATTGTTATCGGTGGAGATGGAACTTACAAAGGTGGTTATAAACTTCATTTGCAAGGAATCAAAGTAATCGCTCTACCAGGAACAATTGATAATGATATTCAATTTACTGATTATACAATTGGATTTGATTCAGCTTTAAATACAATTGTAGAAAGTGTTGATAAATTAAGAGATACTGCTAATTCCCATCGACGTTGTTTTGTTGTTGAAGTAATGGGTCGTCATTGTCCAGATTTAGCTTTGTATTCAACAATTGCAACCGGAAGTGAACTTGTTATTACTAACACAAATCCTCTAAGCGCAGAAGAAGCATCAAAAATTGTTCTTGAACAATTTAAAAAAGGTAAGCCGAGCGTTATTATTACAGTTTTAGAGTATGTTTTACCAAATTTAAAAGAATTTGCTGCTCAAATTGAAAAATTAACTAATATAACAACAAGAGCTTTTGAAGTTGGGCATATTCAAAGAGGCGGAAGACCTTCGGCATTTGATCGAATATTAGCAACTAAGATGGCAATTAAAGCAATTGAGTTAATTGATGAAGGTAAATCAGGACTTGCAATTGGTTATTTAGATGGAAAAATTCAAGCTCACGATATAACCAAAGTAGTGTCAACCTCAGTTGAAAGAATAGGTGAATTAGCTCAAAAAATTAACAAAATTAATCAAAATTAA